In a single window of the Montipora capricornis isolate CH-2021 chromosome 11, ASM3666992v2, whole genome shotgun sequence genome:
- the LOC138023672 gene encoding perlucin-like protein, translated as MALKETVFIMFFILSPIVADLGEELQEEIDKIKQVINEQVLKALDDLSTKAGKCIGCPAGWVRHGKSCYYIDDTPTKTWSAARAACKGLGADLPIITSAEENKFIGDLVFKQTTLTWGGAWIGIKRKQADDKLYWIDGTPVAGGYTSWTEGNPSNSGGNEDCGHIIGKTDPGWESHEKMWNDVNCALTASWFRKKYPVILCEKSLI; from the exons ATGGCTTTAAAGGAAACAGTGTTCATCATGTTCTTTATCCTGTCGCCGATCGTAGCGGATCTTGGGGAAGAACTGCAGGAGGAGATAGACAAGATTAAACAAGTGATTAATGAACAGGTTCTAAAGGCGCTGGATGATCTGTCAACAAAGGCTGGAAAGTGCATAG GTTGTCCAGCTGGCTGGGTTCGACATGGAAAATCGTGTTACTACATCGATGATACTCCAACCAAAACTTGGAGTGCTGCTCGAGCAGCTTGCAAAGGTCTGGGTGCAGATCTGCCTATAATCACATCAGCAGAGGAAAACAAGTTCATCGGTGACCTGGTGTTTAAACAGACAACACTCACGTGGGGTGGTGCGTGGATTGGAATCAAGCGAAAACAGGCAGATGATAAGCTGTACTGGATTGATGGCACTCCAGTAGCCGGAGGGTATACTTCATGGACAGAGGGGAATCCAAGCAACTCGGGAGGTAACGAGGATTGTGGCCACATAATAGGAAAGACTGACCCAGGTTGGGAGAGCCACGAAAAGATGTGGAATGACGTAAACTGCGCTTTGACCGCCAGTTGGTTTCGAAAAAAGTACCCAGTTATTCTGTGCGAGAAGTCACTGATTTAG